In the genome of Phacochoerus africanus isolate WHEZ1 chromosome 10, ROS_Pafr_v1, whole genome shotgun sequence, one region contains:
- the CCNI gene encoding cyclin-I isoform X2: protein MTPRHHCEAYSSAGEEEEEEEEEEKNVSPSQRDEVIQWLAKLKYQFNLYPETFALASSLLDRFLATVKAHPKYLSCIAISCFFLAAKTVEEDERIPVLKVLARDSFCGCSSSEILRMERIILDKLNWDLHTATPLDFLHIFHAIAVSTRPQLLFSLPKLSPSQHLAVLTKQLLHCMACNQLLQFKGSMLALAMVSLEMEKLIPDWLPLTIELLQKAQMESSQLIHCRELVAHHLSALQSALPLNSVYVYRPLKHTLVTCDKGVFRLHPSSAPGPDFAKDKSKPEVPVRGTAAFYHHLPAASGCKLTSAKRKVEEMEVDDFYDGIKRLYNEDNAAENVGSVCGADLSRQEGHASPCPPLQPVSVM, encoded by the exons AATGTTTCTCCATCCCAGAGAGATGAAGTGATTCAGTGGCTGGCCAAACTCAAGTACCAATTCAACCTTTACCCAGAAACATTTGCTCTGGCTAGCAGTCTTTTGGACAGGTTCTTAGCTACTGtaaag gCCCACCCAAAATACTTGAGTTGTATTGCAATCAGCTGTTTTTTCCTAGCTGCCAAGACTGTTGAGGAGGATGag AGAATTCCAGTACTGAAGGTGTTGGCAAGAGATAGCTTCTGTGGATGTTCTTCATCTGAAATTTTAAGGATGGAGAGAATTATTCTGGATAAGTTGAATTGGGATCTTCACACAGCCACACCATTGGATTTTCTTCACATT ttccatgCCATTGCAGTGTCAACTAGGCCTCAGTTACTTTTTAGTTTGCCCAAATTGAGCCCATCTCAACATTTGGCGGTCCTTACCAAGCAACTACTTCACTGTATGGCCTGCAACCAACTTCTGCAGTTCAAAGGATCTATGCTTGCTCTGGCCATGGTTAGTTTGGAAATGGAGAAACTCATTCCTGATTGGCTTCCTCTTACAATTGAACTGCTTCAGAAAGCACAG ATGGAGAGCTCCCAGTTGATCCACTGTCGGGAGCTTGTGGCACATCACCTTTCTGCTCTGCAGTCTGCCCTGCCTCTAAACTCCGTTTATGTCTACCGTCCCCTCAAGCACACCCTGGTGACCTGTGACAAAGGAGTGTTCAGATTacatccctcctctgccccaggcccagATTTCGCCAAGGACAAGAGCAAACCAGAAGTGCCAGTCAGAGGTACAGCAGCCTTCTACCATCACCTCCCAGCTGCCAGTGGGTGCAAGCTTACCTCTGCTAAACGCAAAGTGGAGGAAATGGAAGTGGATGACTTCTATGACGGGATCAAAAGGCTTTATAATGAAGATAACGCTGCAGAAAACGTGGGCTCTGTATGTGGCGCCGATTTGTCAAGGCAGGAGGGACACGCTTCCCCTTGTCCACCTTTGCAGCCTGTTTCTGTCATGTAG
- the CCNI gene encoding cyclin-I isoform X1 yields MKFLGPLENQRLSFLLEKAISREAQMWKVNVPKMPTSQNVSPSQRDEVIQWLAKLKYQFNLYPETFALASSLLDRFLATVKAHPKYLSCIAISCFFLAAKTVEEDERIPVLKVLARDSFCGCSSSEILRMERIILDKLNWDLHTATPLDFLHIFHAIAVSTRPQLLFSLPKLSPSQHLAVLTKQLLHCMACNQLLQFKGSMLALAMVSLEMEKLIPDWLPLTIELLQKAQMESSQLIHCRELVAHHLSALQSALPLNSVYVYRPLKHTLVTCDKGVFRLHPSSAPGPDFAKDKSKPEVPVRGTAAFYHHLPAASGCKLTSAKRKVEEMEVDDFYDGIKRLYNEDNAAENVGSVCGADLSRQEGHASPCPPLQPVSVM; encoded by the exons AATGTTTCTCCATCCCAGAGAGATGAAGTGATTCAGTGGCTGGCCAAACTCAAGTACCAATTCAACCTTTACCCAGAAACATTTGCTCTGGCTAGCAGTCTTTTGGACAGGTTCTTAGCTACTGtaaag gCCCACCCAAAATACTTGAGTTGTATTGCAATCAGCTGTTTTTTCCTAGCTGCCAAGACTGTTGAGGAGGATGag AGAATTCCAGTACTGAAGGTGTTGGCAAGAGATAGCTTCTGTGGATGTTCTTCATCTGAAATTTTAAGGATGGAGAGAATTATTCTGGATAAGTTGAATTGGGATCTTCACACAGCCACACCATTGGATTTTCTTCACATT ttccatgCCATTGCAGTGTCAACTAGGCCTCAGTTACTTTTTAGTTTGCCCAAATTGAGCCCATCTCAACATTTGGCGGTCCTTACCAAGCAACTACTTCACTGTATGGCCTGCAACCAACTTCTGCAGTTCAAAGGATCTATGCTTGCTCTGGCCATGGTTAGTTTGGAAATGGAGAAACTCATTCCTGATTGGCTTCCTCTTACAATTGAACTGCTTCAGAAAGCACAG ATGGAGAGCTCCCAGTTGATCCACTGTCGGGAGCTTGTGGCACATCACCTTTCTGCTCTGCAGTCTGCCCTGCCTCTAAACTCCGTTTATGTCTACCGTCCCCTCAAGCACACCCTGGTGACCTGTGACAAAGGAGTGTTCAGATTacatccctcctctgccccaggcccagATTTCGCCAAGGACAAGAGCAAACCAGAAGTGCCAGTCAGAGGTACAGCAGCCTTCTACCATCACCTCCCAGCTGCCAGTGGGTGCAAGCTTACCTCTGCTAAACGCAAAGTGGAGGAAATGGAAGTGGATGACTTCTATGACGGGATCAAAAGGCTTTATAATGAAGATAACGCTGCAGAAAACGTGGGCTCTGTATGTGGCGCCGATTTGTCAAGGCAGGAGGGACACGCTTCCCCTTGTCCACCTTTGCAGCCTGTTTCTGTCATGTAG